The Malaclemys terrapin pileata isolate rMalTer1 chromosome 2, rMalTer1.hap1, whole genome shotgun sequence nucleotide sequence AGCTTTAAGCTAACATACAGTAAATAAATACACAGTccaaggaagggaaggagagcgGGGGAGGGCAAGGAGACGGGGTGCTTTAGTTACTGATATCCAAGCGCGGAAGCTGAAGTTAGTCTTTGGCCATACAGCGCATATGGAGAGTAGTAGGGTCCAGCTGCTGGCAAggagggcactggcagagcaccGGCTGTGGGCAAGTGGCTCTTGCCATAAGGGTGGTACCTGTTTAGTCCCAAAGTGTGTGGGCTCCTCAAAGACAGGGATCCCGGTAAAGTGTTGGGGCTCCCTGgggcggtgggtgggaggtggaggtggcagGATGCCGCAGAGCCAAGACCAGAGGTAGGGTAGCCAGCCAAAAGTTTCTCCGCCccgggcagagctgtgtgggtccTTAGGTGGGTGAGCAATTCCTCCGAGGTGGCAAACCTCTTGTCGCAGGGTCCACTGGCAGACACCCAGTTGCATATGTGGGGCAAGGGGTCGTTCTGGAGCATGAAGCCGTAGGtgtagagggggtggctgggcagGCTCGGGGTGGCGCTGGAGGATAGGGTGGTGTGGACGGAGTGCAGGGGGTGCGTGGGATACACCAGGGGGTATCCGCTTTTCAGGCTGCCGGGGTCGTGCACGCAGCTGGAGCAGTTGCTGGTGCCCAGGTGCGAGGCGCTGTGGTAGCTCAAGCAATAGGGGTCTCTGCATAATCCCTGCATGAAGGAGGGCGGGGAGGCCCCGGTCAGTGGGCTAGAGCTGGGCGGCTTGCCGGGCAAGCCCAAGGTCCCCGGCAGCTGGCTGCTCACCAGGCCGGCTTTAGTAGGATCCAGGCCGGGCACGAACTGGGACGGGTAGCCGGCGTAAGCCCCAACGATGGACCCGTGGTAGCCGAtgctggaagggggcagggggaagacagAGTGGCCCGGCTTGTAGGGGGACACCGGGGCCACGTGGCCGGCGGGCGCCAGGGCCGGAGGCTCCGATTTGCGCCCCGAGGCGGCCTCGCCATGCGCCCCGGTGTCTGCGCTCCCTGcgcccccgccggcccggctcaaGCCGCTGCCCCCGGGCCCCGGCGCCGCTTCGGGGCTGGGCTTGGCCGCCGCCTCGGGTTCTTTCTTGTCCTCCTGGCCCTTGCAGTCTCCGTGCTGCGGGGAGCTGCCCCGGGAGccgcccggggaggaggcggcggccGCATGCGGCGGGAAGGGCGGGCAGGTGGCGCTGGGCACCCGGAACCCTGCCTTGTCCGCGCCGGGGCCCGCGCCCGCCGAGCCGCCCTCCTTGCGGGGGTCCCCGCCGCCTTTGGAGTAGGGCTTGAAGCTGGACTTGTCCTCGGCCGGGGAatcgccgccgccgccgcctcccagctgcttgagggcggaggaggaggagcgggcaCCCGGCTCCTTGTCCGCGCCGGGCAGCCCGTTGGCGGCCACCGCGTTGAGCTTGGAGGAAGGCGGCGGGTCCGGCTTGCCGATCTGGGAGCAGGTCTGTGCCAGGAGCGCCAGCGGGCTCTTCTTAGCGTCcagctgcggggagagaggtcAGAGCGCGGATGAGCCGGGGTGCAGTGATGCTGCTCCGGTGAGCCGGGGCTCGGACCCTGGGGCTCACTCCGAGCCGCGCGCACAGCCCCCCAAAGCCGGGGGAATCTAggagcccccgcagctcccaagCGCAAGGCTGGGGACAGAGAAAGGCTCAGCCCCGGGGCGCTCTcagacccccacagccccagggagACACTGGCGGTAACAGCCCCACTGGCACCCTGCAGATGGGTATAGACTGGGGTGGGAAGCGAAGCCCTTTTCCACACACCCCCCTTCGGGTGGTCTCGGGGTTCTCAGCCCCTGCTGGTCCCCAGCAGGAGGAGCCCCAGCCCCGTCTCTCTCCTTTGGACCCTCGCCAAGGGAAGGCTCGCCCCAGGCTCGCCCTGCTGCTCTACCCCCCGGCAGGGTAAAGAGGGTTTGCTCCTTCCACCCGCCCCGCTCCGGAACTTCGCTTGGAAACCTGGCAGCTAAATCAAAGAGAGGGACCCCGGTGCCGTGTGAGTCGCCCGGACTCCTTAGACTCTCCCAGAGAGGCGCAGGGCGGGGCGACCCACCCCAGCATGCCCCCAGGAGGGCGCAGGAGCCGGGAGCTTCTTAGCGccgagagagggagagaaagaagggaaGCGAAGGGGCATGGTGCCATCCTCTGCTGCGGGGTGTGCGCGCAAAGGCGCACCGCACTTCGGGGAGGCACTGTGCGCCCTGCCCCAGGGTAGCCCTCCGGGGCACCGGCCAGCTCGCACCGAGGGACCGGAGAAGGGACGAGGAGCGGCTCCGATTAGCAGAGCGGACCGGGGCGATCCTGGGCAAGGTGGATCGGGGACCGGTCCGGGTGCGATCCCTGCCCGGGGCAGGAGGATAAAGGCGCGGCTCCTGGGCAGCGCGCTGCGCCCTCCCGGGTAGGCAGAATGGCTGGGGGCCCCGGCCGGGACTGACCTCGATGGGGCTGACGGGCGTGGAGGAGAGAGGCTGCAGGTATTCCGGGTGCAGGAGGTGGCCGGTGTGGGCGCTGAGCATCTTCAGGACCCTGATGGGGAGCCGGTTCGCCTGGCGCAGGGGGTCCGCTGGGGGCAGGTGAGAGAGCGCCggacaggctgctgctgctgctggggacggTGCGCTCTCCCCTCCGCTGCTCTGCGATGTCCTTGGGTTAGATCCAGCGGGCGAACCGCTCATTtggaggaggctgcagggggagagagccGGGCGGGGTGgggtaaggggggaggggaaagggagggaggcgagctccgggggctgcggggcgagcTCCGCAGCGCTGCCGAGCTGAGCAGGGCGGTGGCGGCAGTAGCAGCACCGGCCCCGGTAAGACAAAaaccttccccttcccctatCAACACGTCAAATAGCCCAGATCAGCAGCCACACTTCAAAGGGACCAACCCTCCCCACCAATCCGGGACCTGCCAGGGACCCCGGGGCGGGATCAGACGCCGTGGGGGGAGCTTAGCTTGGTAGGAGGGGAGATGCTTAAAGGGCCCTGGGCGGCCCTCCTCTCCCTGGCTCTAACAATGCCAGATCCCAGGCTGAACCAGACCTATTTCCACCCATAGAAGGGACGAGACACGCCCCCCTTTAAAAGCACATCCCATCCCAGCCAAGCAAGATCATGACAGCGCTAAAAGGAaaagtggagggggggggcactgctttttggcttAGAGAGGCCCCGGTCCCATGCCTGAGACAGGTGGTGAAATAAAATCCACCGAAAAGGTATAGAGCAGGTGACTGCAACAGGGCATACCCCAGACAATGTCTAGTTTTAAGAGTGTGCGCCCTGAGTTAGTAACCAGAGCAGTGACAGTCACCTCGATGGGCTGCTAGGCTGTTCTCTGGAATGTTGTGAGGTTTCTCACTCCAAGccaagctttatttatttatgtacagTTTCCAATTTTGTTTGCCAGGTTAACTCCCCAATTGCAAATGGGTGCAGTAATTAGGTTTATTGGATTTAGTGTAGTGTTGTGCAATTTTGTATGGGAGTTTACGTTTTATAATGTGTAAAATAAAGTATGCAATTGCTGCATTTAAAGTATActtcataataataatacttggtggTTATATAGCATTTTGTTTTCAGAGTGTTGACAAACATTCACTAATTAATTACATTTATGTAATCATTAAATGTGAAATCATCAGGGTGTGTGCACTGAATGCATAGCCCAGTGAACCAGGGCAAAGTAAGTCTCTCATCCTCCCAACCCTTAAAGTTTTTAGTAAATTTGTATTACTTTGAGTACTCCAGTTGAAATCAAGAGAACTAGTGGGAGCAGTAAAATTAAGCACGTTAGTCTGCAGGACCGGGGCCtttctcaatcctgcaaagagttaTGCAGGTGCTTACTTTTAAATAGTCCAGACTTCTCACCTACATAAAGTTATGCACATATGTAAGGTTTTTTAGGATTGGCATTTAAGCTACACACCTGTATGAGAGTTTGTAGGATTTGAGTGAGGTCTGTGTTGAGAGGCCTGCCTTGGCCAATAGAACAAAAATGTGATTTCTTTAGAATTAACTGGAAGTCACATTCCAATTATCTATCTAATTATTTTTGGCAGCCATTATTTGTTTAGGCAATGAAACAATCACCAAACCCACTAAAGGCTGTGTGTTCTCTGCACAGACAGGTCATGTGCTGAAAAGCCAAGGAACAACTACTcagtacagtggttttcaacctttttcaatATGTGGactcctaaaaaatttcaaatgaaggtgTGGGCCCCTGTGGAAACCTTAGACAGTCTGCAGCCCCTcagtggtctgtggaccacaggttgaaaaccactcacTTAGTACATTTTGGGTGATGTCATTGCTgcagtattaaaaacaaaagtttatctggaacaaattacctattGAAAAACCAGTAACCCTGCCTATCTGGTTGGCATAGTATATCACTACCATATTTATAACTCTGAATGTTTGacattttcatgttttctttcatGTACTTCTAGCTGAAGGCATATAATTTGCCAATAGTACATTGCATGGCAATTGTTTGCTGCATAGTTGTGGAGAATGGAAATGAACAACCTTTCAGCAGTGTGTTTCTTAACTGTGTATACACTTTATTGGCCAGGGGAATTCACTGTTGGGAACCAGAGTTCTGAAGTACAGTTACAATTTTACATTTGCAGAGCGTTTTTCGAATTTCAGCtacctggagggaaaaaaaaaagagagagagagtgcaagaGAGAGACGTATAATTAATCATATTAGGTCCTGGCAGATGCTTTATGTTACAACAATGTTGCTATTATTAAGTTCATACGGCCACCCATTATAAAGTCTGTGTGCTCAGTGTTCTGGGAAAAAAAGCTTTGCTGGATTTCCCCCAGTGGAGTGAAGGCATCTCTGTGTTACATGCCTCACTTCAAGGACCACTTTCCCAACCACAATCAATCACTCTGTTTGTCAGACCTGTCAATTCCGCCTCATTGTGAGACTTTTTTTCCGAAGCTGACCGCAAGATTGATTCAATCCGaacaacaaaaaatgcaaaaGGAGAGGTCTGCCTTTCAAAGGAGCCATTCAagtaagaaggaaataaaaaaccTTTCCGCCAAGTAATTCAAGTTGTATGCCAACAACAACACCACGTTTACACCCACGTCCCaccttattttattttagtttgttaTGTGGGCTGGAATTCAGCAGCCATTACAATGGGCACTTGCAAGAACGTctctccaaacaaacaaacaaataaagttAGGGAGCAGATGGTATCTTGAGGACTGTATATGTTGGAACCCAGAAATATTATAGGGATTAGTTTGCCTCGGCTTCAACTCTGCTTGGATGCTGATgcagcctgctgaagtcaatggagttatgccattgTAAAATTAGAGTAAATGAAGTGGTGAATCAGCCCCACAGAATGAAATACACAAGGTtttcccttatttatttatttttttaaatcccaacCAGTCAAGTTAGTAGAGAAAATAAATTCTCCCCTTCCCAAAGTGAGGGTTTATTATATAGATTGCATTTGAGTCTCTAATGGTAATTAAGGTGCGGCATTCTGACGCTTGAATTGTACTGACAGTTTTCAGGCTCAAGCAGGGgctatttttctttctaaatgttCTAAGCCAGCGAACAAGTGCAGAGCAAGGGGAGCATTAGCAGGAACAGCGTGTGGCAGTTATCAGTACATTGGAAACAAAATTGCCAGATCAAACTTGTATCTGCGGGAATAAAACGTCATCAAAAGATCATCACAGATAATGATGAGTCCTGTTTAACATTCTAATATTATGGGGACTTATTATCTCTGATTATACTCTTGGTTTTTAAATCTGTCTGGGTGCTATTTTCCCTAAGCAGAACAttaacggggggtggggggtgagatgGGAGATAAGATCTTATTTCATATTCATTTCAGCTCTCTAAAAAGTCACCTTGTGCCACAAAAAAATGCCTttcaagaaatatatattttatatttttaaagtggaaacaaGAACACTTgctaagaaaaaggaaaaaaagaatcacACACAGCATTAAATTAAGAGAAACAATGTTttgaataaagaacaggagtacttgtggcaccttagagactaacaaaattaataatgccacaagtactcctgttctttttgcagatacagactaacacggctgctactctgaaaccaatgttTTGAATAacagtgaaaaaaacaaacaaaaaaggctttCTTGGGAActtagggcaagattttcaaaagggattttgaTAATGATTTTTGGGTGCCATGATTTTGGTTGCCCAAACTGAGGTgcctttaaaggggcctgaatCTGGCCACCCAAAAATGGAGTCACCTAAAACCTCTAGAAAATGTAGGCCGtaaatatttaggtgtttgtaaTAGTTTAAATAAAGTTTCTCACCCAGGAAATCTGCTCCAACAGATATTGTTCTATGATGAATTGTTTTAGCTCAGGCCTCAGTTCTGAGAACACTTAATCTATAGTGCTTAACTTTATGGACTTGAGTGGTTCCATTTATGTCCTTTAGCGGAACCACTCATGTCcataaagttaagaatgtgcataagtatttgcaggaccagggctttAATGTATATTAGCCAAAGTATTCCCCTCTGTATTGTTTGATCTCTTCTTTGCAAATCCACAACAACACACACATTCTAATAGCAACAACATGTAATAATATCTCCCTGTGTGCAGCTATTTATATATTTACAAACTGCAAAGTATGTATGTCAAACAGGGAATTTTGTTTTCCTCTTGTGTCTAAGATCTTTCAGCAACTTGTAATTACCCTTTGGCAAGGCTTCCTTGTTAAACACATAGATTAGGGTGTCCATCATTCCTTGTACTTGTTTCCGGCCTTGTCCCAGCAGTTTAAGACACTAcaaaaccccccacacacacacacaaaaaaccccaacatgctttctaaaggaaagaaaaacataatacatcagggggaggggagcaaaaaTCAAAAAATGCAGACTGGGAAGTGAGTGATGTACAGGGACTACTGGAAAAACTCCCTGAATACCAGACCTGTCTGCAGAGTTACTAACACAGGAAGCACGTCATTTATGATGGATAGGACAGTAATCCTGACTTCCAGAAATTACTGTTTGAGGTGGTCACTGGCCCCTGCTCTGTAGCGGTAATAAATAACTGAATTGACAGTTTCTTACTGTCTTAACAATATTCACTTACCTACCTGCTTTTGTAGCCAATAAGGTTGCATAGCTTCAGTCAACAGATTGCAGAGTTTTCAAACTGGACGTTTTCGTTCTGTATGTCCGCCCTGTCGTTCAACAAGGAACCCCTGACTTTTACAGCATATTCCTGTGTTGCTGATTTGCAGAATGTTGCCCTGAGCTTCAAGACTTGCATCTACTGCAGTTTGGATTTGTGCTAGCTAATGATGTAAGCATTTTTCTCTGAAACCCATGGGTGGAGTTGTGTAAAGTTAACAAGTTAGCTAAATAACAGATCCCAGATTTGGAACCAGGGGAAGAGGTATTTGAATGTTAGGGCTTGTCCACATAGGAAGTTATAGTGGTATAAAGGGTAGCGTGTATTTAAACATctatagttatactggtgtaactccccATGGAGATACTCTTATTCTGGTATGAGTgtctttttccaatttaatgtgTCGCTTTGGAAGCTGCTTAAGCTAAACTAGAAAAATCCACTCTCATTGCTGAATAAGAGTCCACAGGGGAGTTATACTGCTCAGTTTACATTCACACCCTAAATTTATATCAGGAGACCCTCTCATGGAGCCAGTCCCCTAGTGGTTAGAAGAACGGCCAAAAGAGGAGAACTGTATTTGCCCAGGGAACTGCAAAGAAAGGAGAGGGTAAAGAGTATAGCGCACACCCAGTAAGATACATTGTAGTTGTcacaaaggccctgattcaggaaagctttCTGTATCCAGGGAAACACCTGCTTAGCTCTGAGTACATTGTTCAATGGAACTTAGCACATTTCagtttaagcacatgcctaagagGCTTTCCTGACTCAGGATGGACTTCAGCATGCGAGAgttctcctactgacttcaaagggctttggctCATGCCCTAAATGTCATCCTAATCAGGGGCTAAAGTACTAGAAATATGGGGAAATGGAACTTGTAGCTTTAGGGCTAAGGCAGCCATACTGGGGCTTTGTGTGTGTCATCTATTTTCACTCCCTCATGGGAACAGAGGCTACTTATAGAGaaggcccagaagagaaagtgGGAAATGCTGCACCCC carries:
- the ZNF703 gene encoding zinc finger protein 703, translated to MSGSPAGSNPRTSQSSGGESAPSPAAAAACPALSHLPPADPLRQANRLPIRVLKMLSAHTGHLLHPEYLQPLSSTPVSPIELDAKKSPLALLAQTCSQIGKPDPPPSSKLNAVAANGLPGADKEPGARSSSSALKQLGGGGGGDSPAEDKSSFKPYSKGGGDPRKEGGSAGAGPGADKAGFRVPSATCPPFPPHAAAASSPGGSRGSSPQHGDCKGQEDKKEPEAAAKPSPEAAPGPGGSGLSRAGGGAGSADTGAHGEAASGRKSEPPALAPAGHVAPVSPYKPGHSVFPLPPSSIGYHGSIVGAYAGYPSQFVPGLDPTKAGLVSSQLPGTLGLPGKPPSSSPLTGASPPSFMQGLCRDPYCLSYHSASHLGTSNCSSCVHDPGSLKSGYPLVYPTHPLHSVHTTLSSSATPSLPSHPLYTYGFMLQNDPLPHICNWVSASGPCDKRFATSEELLTHLRTHTALPGAEKLLAGYPTSGLGSAASCHLHLPPTAPGSPNTLPGSLSLRSPHTLGLNRYHPYGKSHLPTAGALPVPSLPAAGPYYSPYALYGQRLTSASALGYQ